The proteins below come from a single Microtus ochrogaster isolate Prairie Vole_2 chromosome 8, MicOch1.0, whole genome shotgun sequence genomic window:
- the Ints5 gene encoding integrator complex subunit 5 yields MSALCDPPGAPGPPGPAPATHGPAPLSAQELSQEIKAFLTGVDPILGHQLSAREHARCGLLLLRSLPPARAAVLDHLRGVFDESVRAHLAALEESPVAGPPHLRPPPPSHVPAGGPGLEDVVHEVQQVLCEFIRANPKAWAPVISAWSIDLMGQLSSTYSGQHQRVPHATGSLNELLQLWMGCRATRTLMDIYVQCLSALIGSCPDACVDALLDTSVQHSPHFDWVVAHIGSSFPGTIISRVLSCGLKDFCVHSGAGGGTGACGGSSSQTPSTDPFPGSPVIPGEKRVPKIASVVGILGHLASRHGDSIRRELLRMFHDSLAGGTGSRNGEPSLQATVPFLLQLAVMSPALLGTVSGELVDCLKPPAVLSQLQQHLQGFPREELDNMLNLAVHLVSQASGAGAYRLLQFLVDTAMPASVITTQGLAVPDTVREACDRLIQLLLLHLQKLVHHRGGSPGEGVLGPPPPPRPVPFLDALRNHVGELCGETLRLERKRFLWQHQLLGLLSVYTRPSCGPEALGHLLSRARSPEELSLATQLYAGLVVSLSGLLPLAFRSCLARVHAGTLQPPFTARFLRNLALLVGWEQQGGEGPSALGARFGESASAHLSDLAPLLLHPEEEVAEAAASLLAICPFPSESLSPSQLLGLVRAGVHRFFASLRLHGPPGVASASQLLTRLSQTSPAGLKAVLQLLVEGALHRGNTELFGGEMDGDNETLSAVSTPLASASLLDINRRHTAAVPGPGGIWSVFHAGVIGRGLKPPKLVQSRNHQEVIYNTQSLLSLLVHCCSAPVGSECEGCWGTPTLSPEAAKAVAVTLVESVCPDAAGAELAWPPEDHARATVERDLRIGRRFREQPLLFELLKLVAAAPPALCYCSVLLRGLLAALLSHWEASRHPDTAHSPWHLEASCTLVAVMAEGSLLPPALGNMHEVFSQLAPFEVRLLLLSVWGFLREHGPLPQKFIFQSERGRFIRDFSREGGGEGGPHLAVLHSVLHRNIDRLGLFSGRFQAPSSSTSLRQGT; encoded by the exons ATGTCCGCGTTGTGCGACCCTCCCGGGGCCCCAGGGCCACCCGGGCCTGCCCCCGCCACCCACGGTCCCGCGCCTCTCAG tgCCCAGGAGCTGTCCCAAGAAATCAAAGCTTTTCTGACGGGTGTAGACCCCATTCTGGGCCACCAGCTCTCAGCTCGTGAACATGCTCGATGTGGTCTTCTCCTGCTCCGGTCTTTGCCACCTGCTCGGGCTGCTGTATTGGACCACTTGAGAGGTGTTTTTGATGAAAGTGTCCGGGCCCACCTAGCTGCCCTAGAGGAAAGTCCTGTGGCTGGTCCACCCCATCTCCGTCCACCTCCACCCTCCCATGTCCCTGCTGGTGGACCTGGCTTAGAGGATGTGGTCCACGAAGTGCAGCAGGTGCTATGTGAGTTCATCCGGGCCAACCCAAAGGCCTGGGCACCTGTGATTAGTGCATGGTCCATTGACCTTATGGGACAGCTGAGCAGTACATATTCAGGTCAGCATCAGCGTGTTCCCCATGCCACTGGCTCTCTCAATGAACTGTTGCAGCTGTGGATGGGCTGTAGGGCCACGCGCACGTTGATGGACATCTATGTGCAGTGCCTGTCGGCTCTCATTGGTAGCTGCCCAGATGCATGTGTGGATGCCTTGCTGGACACTTCTGTCCAGCATTCGCCACACTTTGACTGGGTTGTGGCCCATATTGGCTCTTCTTTTCCTGGTACCATCATCTCCCGAGTCCTCTCCTGTGGTCTTAAGGACTTCTGTGTCCATAGCGGGGCTGGAGGAGGAACTGGTGCTTGTGGTGGAAGCTCTTCTCAAACCCCGTCTACAGACCCCTTCCCTGGATCTCCTGTTATTCCTGGGGAAAAACGGGTGCCCAAGATTGCCTCAGTTGTAGGCATCCTAGGGCATCTGGCCTCTCGCCATGGAGACAGCATTCGACGGGAACTCCTGCGCATGTTTCATGATAGCTTGGCAGGGGGTACTGGGAGCCGCAATGGGGAACCCTCCCTTCAGGCTACAGTTCCTTTCCTACTGCAGCTGGCAGTCATGTCACCAGCGTTACTAGGCACAGTCTCTGGAGAACTTGTAGACTGCCTCAAGCCCCCAGCAGTGCTTAGCCAGCTGCAACAACACCTACAGGGGTTCCCCAGAGAGGAGCTGGACAACATGCTAAACCTGGCTGTGCATTTGGTGAGTCAGGCCTCTGGGGCTGGTGCCTACCGCCTGCTGCAGTTCTTAGTGGATACAGCTATGCCTGCTTCAGTCATTACTACCCAGGGCTTGGCTGTACCAGACACAGTAAGAGAGGCCTGTGACCGGCTAATCCAGCTGCTATTGCTACATCTACAAAAACTGGTTCATCATCGTGGAGGGTCTCCTGGAGAAGGGGTGCTgggcccacccccacctcctcgTCCAGTGCCCTTTCTTGATGCCTTAAGAAACCATGTTGGAGAGCTGTGTGGAGAGACATTACGGCTGGAACGGAAGCGCTTCCTCTGGCAGCACCAGCTCCTGGGCCTACTGTCTGTTTATACTCGACCTAGCTGTGGACCTGAGGCATTGGGCCATCTACTGAGCAGAGCCCGAAGCCCTGAAGAGTTGAGTTTGGCAACCCAGCTATATGCAGGGCTAGTGGTTAGTCTCTCTGGCCTTCTTCCCCTGGCCTTCCGAAGCTGTCTGGCTCGAGTGCATGCAGGGACTCTACAGCCTCCCTTCACAGCCCGGTTTCTGCGCAATTTGGCCTTGTTAGTGGGGTGGGAACAGCAGGGTGGTGAGGGCCCTTCAGCCTTAGGGGCCCGGTTTGGGGAGTCGGCCTCAGCCCACCTGTCTGATCTGGCTCCTCTTCTGTTACATCCAGAGGAGGAAGTAGCTGAAGCTGCTGCCTCCCTCCTGGCAATCTGTCCTTTTCCTTCAGAGtccctgtctccttcccaacTTTTGGGATTAGTGAGAGCTGGGGTACACCGCTTCTTTGCTTCTCTAAGGCTACATGGCCCTCCTGGCgtggcctcagcttcccagctTCTTACACGCCTTTCTCAGACTTCCCCAGCTGGGCTCAAGGCTGTCCTGCAGCTGCTAGTTGAGGGAGCCTTACATCGGGGCAACACAGAACTGTTTGGAGGGGAAATGGATGGGGACAATGAGACTCTCTCAGCTGTCTCAACCCCTTTGGCTTCTGCCTCTTTGTTGGACATTAACCGGAGGCATACTGCAGCTGTGCCAGGTCCTGGAGGGATCTGGTCAGTTTTCCACGCTGGAGTCATCGGTCGTGGCTTAAAGCCACCTAAGCTTGTTCAATCTCGAAACCATCAGGAAGTGATCTATAACACCCAGAGCCTCCTTAGCCTTTTAGTGCACTGCTGCAGTGCACCTGTGGGCAGTGAGTGTGAGGGTTGCTGGGGTACTCCCACCCTGAGCCCAGAGGCAGCCAAAGCAGTTGCAGTGACCTTAGTGGAGAGCGTGTGTCCTGATGCAGCTGGTGCTGAGCTGGCCTGGCCCCCTGAGGATCACGCACGGGCCACTGTGGAGCGGGATCTCCGCATTGGTCGGCGCTTCCGGGAACAACCCCTCCTGTTTGAGCTTTTGAAGCTGGTAGCAGCTGCTCCCCCAGCCCTGTGCTACTGCTCCGTGCTGCTGCGGGGGCTGCTGGCTGCCCTCTTGAGCCATTGGGAAGCCTCTCGACACCCTGATACAGCCCACTCCCCATGGCACCTGGAGGCATCCTGCACCCTGGTGGCTGTCATGGCTGAGGGAAGCCTCTTGCCACCAGCCTTGGGTAATATGCACGAGGTATTTAGCCAACTGGCACCTTTTGAAGTGCGTCTGTTGCTGCTTAGTGTCTGGGGTTTTCTCCGGGAACATGGGCCCTTGCCCCAGAAGTTTATCTTCCAGTCTGAGCGTGGCCGCTTCATACGAGACTTTTCTAGGGAGGGTGGAGGTGAAGGAGGACCCCACTTGGCTGTGCTGCATAGTGTCCTCCACCGCAACATCGATCGCCTGGGGCTCTTCTCTGGCCGTTTTCAGGCACCTTCATCGTCCACTTCGCTTCGACAGGGGACTTGA